The genomic interval AAAAACAACCTGGTTCTGTTCGGGATTCAGTTGTGCAATCCGATAGGCACGCTGAAAAAAGTATTGTCGCAGTTGTTCTTTCAAGGTGGCATCAGGACGATCGCTCAACAGGCGCACGGTTTCTATGCGATCTTTGACAGAGGCACGGATAAAAAAGAACAAGCCCACCGCCAACAAAATAGTTAGCAGTAGTGTGGACGGAATAACCAATGATTCCATGGGAGGTAGTGAACAATTCAATGACTCTTTAACATAAGTTTACAGAAAACTGTTCCCAGAACGAGTCAAAAATGGCTGGATTTTGCGTGGAAGTTTCCCTAGGAAATATTACACTGGAATCGTTTTGACGCTGTTATTGATGAGGGCTGTAGAGCATGGCAACAACGACTGATCCGGCACAACTGATGAAGCAACAGGTAGCGAAGGCTGCTGTCGATTTAGTGCAATCGGGCATGGTTGTTGGCCTTGGTTCAGGTTCTACCGCAGCATTGGCAATTCAATACCTAGGAGAAAAGCTGCAA from Cyanobacteriota bacterium carries:
- a CDS encoding ribose 5-phosphate isomerase A yields the protein MATTTDPAQLMKQQVAKAAVDLVQSGMVVGLGSGSTAALAIQYLGEKLQ